From the genome of Scytonema hofmannii PCC 7110, one region includes:
- a CDS encoding IMS domain-containing protein: MRIPLDYYRILGIPMAASEEQLRQAYGDRIMQLPRREYSPAAIASRKKLIEKAYVVLSDPRERKTYDKVYLAEAYGSDNHQDRTVAVETANRGNRDFDSLNLSIEIAQDELVGALLILQELGEYELVLKLGRPYLINRNVTGKRYVNREDSEENYTVELPDVVLTVALACLELGREQWQQGHYENAAISLETGEELLAREGLFPSGRSEIQSDLNRLRPYRILELLALPEENTIERSQGLQLLQKVLDERGGIDGSGNDQSGLNIDDFLRFIQQLRNYLTVTEQHQLFEAESKRPSAVATYLAVYASLARGFAQRQPALIRQAKHLLIRLSRRQDVHLEQSLCAMLLGQTEEATRVLELSQEYEALAFIREYSHDSPDLLPGLCLYGERWLQNDVFPHFRDLVDQPASLKDYFSDAGVQAYLENLPTEEETTYESAGTYSQPSAQAQTNRRHQNSSTTTPRQFPATRTPLVEQPEIRPEQRQDNLRLSQSGGYASPSPYGNVSRQAEVSVNSLPNTEYYPGETYHNLNGTVNTAPPQSRRQIRQPTHLGYVSENNPVPSRRRRTRNRRSQLRLLWIIFASAASVVVLWFVISTTIGFFKNLLSPGASLKGEQVSVELNQPPIPIPDPTSKPQLPAGSLTEEKAREIVQTWLDIKATAFGSEHDLSRLEHILVSPTLTKWRQWGQREKDKNRYRKYEHDVKVESLETNRTSQNQAAVEAAVTEATEFYENGQMKRSDKEKLRVRYDLIRVDDGWRIRDMSVTSNQ, translated from the coding sequence GTGCGAATTCCGCTAGATTACTACCGAATTTTAGGCATACCGATGGCGGCAAGTGAGGAACAGTTGCGGCAAGCATATGGCGATCGCATTATGCAGCTGCCAAGACGCGAGTATTCCCCTGCAGCGATCGCATCGAGAAAAAAACTCATTGAGAAAGCTTACGTTGTCTTATCAGATCCTAGAGAACGTAAAACATACGATAAAGTCTACTTAGCTGAAGCCTATGGTTCTGACAACCATCAAGATAGGACAGTGGCTGTTGAAACTGCCAATCGAGGCAATAGAGATTTTGACTCACTCAATCTGAGCATTGAAATTGCACAAGACGAATTAGTGGGAGCACTCCTAATTTTGCAAGAATTGGGAGAGTACGAACTCGTCCTTAAACTTGGTCGCCCCTACCTCATCAATAGAAATGTTACGGGCAAACGATACGTCAATAGAGAAGACAGCGAAGAAAACTACACTGTTGAACTACCAGATGTAGTTCTCACTGTTGCCCTTGCTTGTTTGGAACTAGGTCGCGAGCAATGGCAGCAAGGTCACTATGAAAATGCGGCAATTTCCTTAGAAACCGGAGAAGAACTACTAGCGCGGGAAGGGTTGTTTCCCAGTGGTAGATCTGAAATTCAGTCTGACCTCAACAGATTGAGACCTTATCGCATTTTAGAGCTGCTAGCACTGCCTGAAGAAAATACAATCGAAAGATCCCAAGGATTGCAATTATTACAGAAAGTTCTTGATGAGCGAGGTGGCATTGATGGCTCAGGAAATGACCAATCAGGTCTAAATATTGATGACTTTCTCCGATTTATTCAGCAACTGCGTAATTACCTGACAGTTACAGAACAGCACCAATTATTTGAAGCGGAAAGCAAGCGTCCCTCAGCAGTTGCAACGTATCTAGCAGTTTACGCCTCGCTGGCGAGAGGATTTGCCCAACGTCAACCCGCATTGATTCGTCAAGCAAAGCATTTACTGATACGCTTGAGTCGGCGTCAAGATGTTCATTTAGAACAGTCGCTCTGTGCCATGCTTTTAGGGCAAACAGAGGAAGCCACTCGTGTCTTAGAACTCTCTCAAGAGTACGAAGCCCTAGCTTTTATTCGGGAATATTCTCATGATTCTCCAGACTTGTTACCGGGATTGTGTTTGTATGGAGAACGCTGGTTGCAAAACGACGTATTCCCTCACTTTCGAGATTTGGTAGACCAACCAGCTTCCTTAAAAGATTATTTTTCAGATGCCGGTGTACAAGCTTATTTAGAAAACTTGCCAACAGAAGAAGAAACAACTTATGAATCGGCAGGTACTTACTCCCAGCCATCCGCTCAAGCACAAACAAATCGTCGCCACCAGAACAGTTCTACAACAACCCCAAGGCAATTCCCAGCAACAAGAACACCATTAGTAGAACAACCAGAAATCAGACCAGAGCAAAGGCAAGACAATTTACGCTTGTCTCAATCCGGTGGTTATGCGTCCCCCAGCCCTTATGGCAATGTCAGCAGACAAGCAGAAGTTTCTGTAAACTCACTGCCCAATACCGAATACTATCCTGGAGAGACATATCACAATTTAAATGGTACAGTCAACACCGCTCCTCCCCAATCAAGGAGACAAATACGACAGCCCACTCATTTAGGGTACGTTTCAGAAAACAATCCCGTTCCATCGCGCCGCAGACGGACACGCAATCGGCGATCGCAACTGCGCTTATTGTGGATAATATTCGCCTCTGCAGCAAGTGTAGTCGTATTGTGGTTTGTCATTTCAACAACGATTGGATTTTTCAAAAATCTTTTGTCCCCCGGAGCATCCTTAAAAGGCGAGCAAGTCTCAGTAGAACTCAACCAGCCGCCAATACCCATTCCCGACCCCACCAGCAAACCACAACTACCCGCCGGGTCTTTGACAGAAGAAAAAGCTAGAGAAATTGTTCAGACTTGGCTGGATATCAAAGCCACAGCTTTTGGCTCGGAACACGATCTCTCCCGTTTGGAGCATATTTTAGTCAGTCCAACCTTAACAAAATGGCGGCAGTGGGGGCAACGAGAAAAAGATAAGAATCGGTATCGAAAATACGAACATGATGTAAAAGTAGAATCCTTGGAGACCAATCGAACTTCCCAAAACCAAGCTGCAGTAGAAGCAGCGGTCACTGAAGCCACAGAATTTTATGAAAACGGTCAAATGAAAAGGTCAGATAAAGAAAAATTACGAGTCAGGTATGATTTGATTCGTGTGGACGATGGGTGGCGTATCCGCGATATGTCAGTGACCAGTAATCAGTGA
- the pdhA gene encoding pyruvate dehydrogenase (acetyl-transferring) E1 component subunit alpha translates to MSQERTLPKFDTTTVQITRDEGLVLYEDMMLGRLFEDKCAEMYYRGKMFGFVHLYNGQEAISTGVIKSMRPGEDFVCSTYRDHVHALSAGVPAKEVLAELFGKATGCSKGRGGSMHMFSAEHRLLGGYAFVAEGIPVAAGAAFQSKYRREVLGDKNADQVTACFFGDGAANNGQFFETLNMAALWNLPIIFVVENNKWAIGMAHERATSQPEIYKKASVFNMVGVEVDGMDILAVRAVATEAVARARAGEGPTLIEALTYRFRGHSLADPDEMRSKQEKEFWFSRDPIKKFAAYLVEQNLASSEELKDIDHQVQQVIDEAVKFAESSPEPSPSELHRFVFAEDE, encoded by the coding sequence ATGAGCCAAGAACGCACATTACCTAAATTTGATACAACAACCGTACAAATAACTAGAGACGAAGGGTTAGTATTGTACGAGGACATGATGTTGGGACGCTTGTTTGAGGACAAGTGTGCCGAAATGTACTACAGGGGCAAAATGTTTGGTTTTGTACACCTGTATAACGGTCAAGAAGCGATTTCTACTGGCGTGATCAAATCGATGCGACCAGGAGAAGATTTTGTTTGTAGTACCTACCGAGACCACGTTCATGCTTTGAGTGCGGGAGTCCCAGCAAAGGAGGTATTGGCGGAGTTATTTGGCAAAGCAACAGGATGCAGCAAAGGACGTGGTGGTTCCATGCATATGTTTTCCGCCGAACACCGTCTTTTGGGTGGGTACGCTTTTGTAGCAGAAGGGATTCCCGTAGCAGCAGGAGCAGCTTTTCAGAGCAAATACCGTCGCGAGGTCTTGGGGGATAAAAACGCCGATCAAGTGACGGCTTGCTTTTTTGGGGATGGCGCTGCCAATAACGGTCAGTTTTTTGAGACCTTAAATATGGCGGCTCTGTGGAATCTACCAATTATTTTTGTAGTAGAAAATAACAAGTGGGCGATCGGTATGGCTCACGAACGGGCGACTTCCCAACCAGAAATTTACAAGAAAGCCAGTGTGTTTAATATGGTGGGTGTGGAAGTAGACGGGATGGATATCTTAGCTGTGCGAGCAGTAGCCACCGAAGCAGTAGCCCGTGCGCGTGCGGGAGAAGGTCCCACCCTCATTGAAGCACTGACCTACCGTTTCCGGGGTCATTCCCTCGCTGACCCAGATGAAATGCGAAGCAAACAAGAAAAGGAATTTTGGTTCTCCCGAGACCCCATCAAAAAGTTTGCTGCTTATCTAGTTGAGCAAAACTTAGCTTCTAGCGAAGAACTCAAAGACATTGACCATCAGGTGCAGCAAGTCATCGACGAAGCCGTCAAATTTGCTGAAAGCAGCCCCGAACCAAGCCCAAGCGAGTTACATCGCTTTGTATTTGCAGAAGATGAATAA
- the fba gene encoding class II fructose-bisphosphate aldolase (catalyzes the reversible aldol condensation of dihydroxyacetonephosphate and glyceraldehyde 3-phosphate in the Calvin cycle, glycolysis, and/or gluconeogenesis), with product MALVPLRLLLDHAAENGYGIPAYNVNNMEQIQAIMQAAQETDSPVILQASRGARKYAGENFLRHLILAAIETYPHIPITMHQDHGNEPATCYSAIKNGFTSVMMDGSLEADAKTPASYEYNVSITSEVVKVAHSLGVSVEGELGCLGSLETGMGEQEDGHGAEGKLSHDQLLTDPDQAVDFVEQTQVDALAVAIGTSHGAYKFTRKPTGEILAISRIEEIHRRLPNTHLVMHGSSSVPEDLLALINQYGGAIPETYGVPVEEIQKGIKSGVRKVNIDTDNRLAITAAVREALAKDPKEFDPRHFLKPSIKYMQKVCGDRYQQFGTAGNASKIKQISLEEFAAKYAKGELSAITKKAAVV from the coding sequence ATGGCGCTCGTACCCCTGCGACTGCTCTTAGACCACGCAGCAGAAAACGGTTACGGCATACCTGCTTACAACGTGAACAACATGGAGCAGATTCAAGCGATTATGCAAGCTGCTCAAGAGACAGATAGCCCTGTGATTTTGCAAGCCTCTAGAGGCGCTCGTAAGTATGCTGGTGAAAACTTCCTGCGTCACCTCATTTTGGCAGCAATAGAAACCTATCCTCACATTCCCATTACCATGCACCAGGATCACGGTAATGAACCTGCTACTTGCTACTCAGCTATTAAGAACGGCTTTACCAGCGTCATGATGGACGGTTCGCTGGAAGCCGATGCTAAGACCCCCGCTAGCTACGAGTACAACGTCAGCATTACCAGTGAAGTGGTCAAGGTAGCTCACTCGCTAGGTGTCAGCGTTGAAGGTGAACTTGGTTGCTTGGGTTCATTGGAAACTGGTATGGGTGAACAAGAAGATGGTCACGGTGCTGAGGGTAAGCTTTCCCACGACCAACTGCTGACTGACCCAGATCAAGCTGTTGACTTTGTGGAACAAACTCAAGTCGATGCTTTGGCGGTAGCTATTGGTACCAGCCACGGTGCTTATAAGTTCACCCGCAAGCCGACCGGGGAAATTCTAGCCATCAGCCGCATTGAAGAAATTCACCGCCGTTTGCCTAACACTCACTTGGTAATGCATGGTTCTTCCTCAGTACCTGAAGATTTGCTGGCTCTGATTAACCAGTATGGCGGTGCAATTCCTGAAACCTATGGTGTACCTGTGGAAGAAATCCAAAAAGGTATTAAGAGTGGTGTACGTAAGGTAAATATTGACACCGACAACCGTTTGGCTATCACTGCAGCAGTCCGTGAAGCTTTGGCAAAAGATCCCAAGGAATTTGACCCCCGTCACTTCCTGAAGCCCTCTATCAAATATATGCAGAAGGTTTGTGGCGATCGCTATCAGCAATTTGGTACTGCTGGTAACGCTAGCAAGATCAAGCAAATCTCCCTTGAGGAATTTGCTGCTAAATACGCTAAGGGTGAACTCAGCGCCATTACAAAAAAAGCTGCCGTTGTCTAA
- a CDS encoding polysaccharide deacetylase family protein, which produces MKLKTNTYILKHLFLNLRPQSLFYTLICGLFAVSAFLPEPAVARRVRRVIEPQNTTEVSESCSNTDMGINNQFSLVASNFALMSTVVSQPKIGLTSLIESLGPYVFAFLNRSNGINLHERAKLAKVPILMYHDILPKKEVFFDVTPEELEAHFQLLKENGMTPITLDQLTTHLQTGVPLPEKPVLLTFDDGYGGHYEYVYPLLKKYGYPAVFSIYTKGVGNNVGRTHVSWEQLKEMVTDPLVTIASHSVSHPPDLTVLPSEEIKKEVVESKAILESNLGIPIRYFTYPVGKYDAQVANAVHEAGYQLALTMSDTDEKYAGASESLLAVSRFGQSRIREVITEAWGGPKLPSWKIGFDFTSPIQKNDVNIDKIPLVLVSGGKPITIHADSRYQVAEILNKSGTNAVAAIDGGFFSLKFLNSNVMIGPVYSQSTRQFVPGSAWDIQKIGGRPLVLINPHSVRYIPFDSTKHNTLEGIKAEMPDVTDAFVAAAWLVRDGQPQEASTFNGLYGFDIPRHRAFWGINQNKQPTIGVSLESVDSVSLGVALVKAGLQDVVMVDSGQSAALVYQGESLVRYEPRPVPHAVALLPPASATHKPCVLVQNKTKNRGT; this is translated from the coding sequence ATGAAACTAAAGACAAATACTTATATCTTGAAGCACTTATTTCTTAATCTTCGCCCGCAGAGCTTATTTTATACCTTGATCTGTGGACTGTTTGCGGTTTCCGCTTTTCTTCCAGAACCAGCAGTTGCCCGCCGTGTTAGAAGAGTCATCGAACCTCAAAATACTACTGAGGTCAGTGAAAGCTGCAGTAACACTGATATGGGAATTAACAATCAATTTTCCCTTGTCGCTAGTAATTTTGCTCTTATGTCCACTGTAGTCAGCCAACCAAAAATAGGGCTGACATCCCTCATTGAGTCTTTGGGTCCATACGTCTTTGCCTTCCTAAATCGCAGCAATGGCATTAACCTTCACGAGCGGGCAAAACTAGCAAAAGTCCCAATTCTAATGTATCACGATATACTCCCAAAAAAAGAAGTCTTTTTTGATGTCACGCCTGAAGAATTAGAAGCGCATTTCCAGTTATTAAAAGAGAATGGTATGACTCCCATTACTCTAGACCAGTTAACAACTCACCTGCAAACAGGAGTGCCTCTCCCGGAAAAACCTGTTCTCTTAACATTTGATGATGGTTACGGGGGACATTACGAATACGTTTATCCTTTACTCAAAAAGTATGGCTATCCAGCTGTCTTTTCGATTTACACCAAAGGAGTGGGCAACAATGTAGGTCGAACTCACGTAAGTTGGGAACAACTTAAGGAGATGGTAACCGATCCTTTAGTGACAATTGCCTCCCATAGCGTCAGCCACCCGCCGGATTTAACAGTTCTACCATCAGAAGAAATTAAAAAAGAAGTCGTAGAATCCAAAGCTATTCTTGAGTCTAATTTAGGTATCCCCATTCGTTACTTTACTTATCCTGTGGGAAAATATGATGCCCAAGTTGCAAATGCCGTGCATGAAGCAGGATATCAGCTAGCATTGACAATGAGTGATACGGACGAGAAATATGCCGGTGCATCAGAAAGTTTGCTAGCAGTTTCCCGCTTTGGCCAATCTAGAATCAGAGAAGTGATAACTGAAGCATGGGGTGGTCCGAAATTACCAAGCTGGAAAATCGGCTTTGACTTTACCAGCCCCATACAAAAAAATGACGTAAATATTGACAAAATTCCCTTAGTCTTGGTTTCTGGTGGGAAACCAATCACCATTCACGCGGATAGCCGCTATCAAGTTGCAGAAATTTTAAATAAGAGTGGAACCAATGCTGTTGCTGCTATAGATGGGGGTTTCTTTTCTTTAAAATTCTTAAACTCCAATGTCATGATTGGACCAGTCTACAGCCAGAGTACAAGACAATTTGTTCCTGGCAGTGCGTGGGACATTCAAAAAATAGGCGGACGCCCTTTAGTCTTGATTAATCCTCACTCAGTACGTTATATTCCTTTTGATTCAACAAAGCACAATACTTTAGAGGGGATAAAGGCTGAAATGCCAGATGTGACTGATGCTTTTGTAGCAGCAGCATGGTTGGTTAGAGACGGTCAACCTCAAGAAGCGAGTACTTTTAATGGTCTGTATGGTTTTGATATACCTCGTCATCGGGCTTTTTGGGGTATTAATCAAAACAAACAACCCACTATCGGTGTTTCTCTAGAGTCTGTGGACTCTGTATCTTTGGGAGTTGCACTTGTTAAAGCAGGGTTGCAAGATGTTGTCATGGTAGATTCCGGTCAAAGTGCTGCTTTGGTTTACCAAGGGGAGTCTTTAGTGCGTTACGAACCGCGCCCCGTACCTCATGCAGTTGCACTCTTACCACCCGCATCAGCAACTCATAAACCTTGTGTTCTCGTACAAAATAAAACAAAAAACCGGGGAACTTAA
- a CDS encoding Uma2 family endonuclease, whose translation MTTTTTTEKIWWTTADLELFPDDGKHYEIIDGELFVTKAPHWKHQEVCVKIGTQLEIWSIQTGLGRVAFAPGIIFTDADNVIPDVVWASHQRLTELLDEAGHLTGAPELVIEVLSPGEKQEKRDRELKLKLYSIQGVNEYWIFDRERQKVEIYRRENAILKLAATLYKDDNLTSPLLPEFSCSVERLFG comes from the coding sequence ATGACGACAACCACAACAACCGAAAAAATTTGGTGGACAACTGCCGATCTAGAGCTATTTCCAGATGACGGAAAACATTATGAAATCATTGACGGAGAATTATTTGTGACTAAAGCACCTCACTGGAAACATCAAGAAGTTTGTGTAAAAATAGGTACACAATTAGAAATCTGGTCAATTCAGACTGGATTGGGAAGAGTGGCCTTTGCACCAGGTATCATTTTTACTGATGCTGACAACGTAATTCCTGATGTGGTTTGGGCAAGTCATCAACGATTAACAGAATTATTGGATGAAGCAGGACATTTGACAGGTGCGCCAGAATTGGTAATAGAGGTATTGTCTCCTGGAGAAAAGCAGGAAAAGCGAGACCGTGAGTTAAAATTAAAACTTTATTCAATTCAAGGAGTAAATGAATATTGGATTTTTGACCGCGAAAGGCAAAAGGTGGAAATTTACCGTAGAGAAAATGCTATTTTGAAACTAGCTGCAACTTTGTATAAAGATGATAATTTAACCAGTCCTCTTTTGCCAGAATTTAGTTGTTCTGTTGAACGTTTGTTTGGATGA
- a CDS encoding carbon-nitrogen hydrolase family protein, producing the protein MKSYLAAAIQMTSVPNLEKNLAQAEEFIDLAVRQGAELIGLPENFPFMGEESEKMAQALAIARDSEKFLKTMAQRYQVTILGGGFPVPVDDGKKVYNTALLIDPSGQELARYHKVHLFDVNVPDGNTYRESSTVMAGEQLPPVHFSEELGNIGLSVCYDVRFPELYRHIAHKNGDVLFVPAAFTAFTGKDHWQVLLQARAIENTCYVIAPAQTGLNYARRQTHGHAMIIDPWGVILADAGEKPGVAIAEINPSRIEQVRRQMPSLQHRIFV; encoded by the coding sequence ATGAAATCTTATTTAGCCGCCGCTATTCAAATGACCAGTGTGCCTAATTTAGAAAAAAACTTGGCACAAGCTGAGGAATTCATCGATTTAGCCGTGCGCCAGGGTGCTGAATTAATTGGATTGCCAGAAAATTTTCCTTTTATGGGAGAGGAAAGTGAAAAAATGGCTCAAGCTCTGGCGATCGCCCGCGACTCGGAAAAATTTCTCAAAACGATGGCGCAACGCTATCAAGTGACTATCTTAGGTGGCGGCTTTCCAGTTCCAGTAGATGATGGCAAGAAAGTTTACAATACTGCCCTACTCATCGATCCTAGCGGTCAAGAACTTGCCCGCTACCACAAAGTCCATTTATTTGATGTTAACGTTCCTGACGGCAATACCTATCGAGAATCCAGTACAGTGATGGCAGGCGAACAACTTCCTCCCGTCCACTTTTCAGAAGAATTGGGTAATATAGGGCTTTCCGTCTGCTATGATGTCCGCTTTCCCGAACTTTACCGACACATAGCCCATAAAAATGGGGATGTTTTATTTGTTCCTGCTGCCTTTACAGCTTTTACTGGCAAAGATCATTGGCAAGTTCTTTTACAAGCCCGTGCTATCGAAAACACCTGCTATGTCATTGCTCCAGCCCAAACAGGACTTAACTATGCTCGCCGTCAAACCCACGGACACGCTATGATTATCGATCCTTGGGGAGTCATTTTAGCTGATGCCGGGGAAAAACCAGGAGTGGCGATCGCAGAAATTAACCCTTCGCGAATTGAACAAGTGCGCCGTCAAATGCCCAGCTTACAACACCGCATTTTTGTTTAA
- a CDS encoding peptidoglycan D,D-transpeptidase FtsI family protein codes for MQKSPPSRTRFGTFPKPEFIKRRQRGSKQVAHNKLIEQTYEQVPLVPPTERLEARLRDGVSKTKTRLLIVWGLLFTAGLGLGFNLYQLQIVRGSKLTERARNQQMVNLRPFMPRRPVVERNRDLLAIDRPVYTLYAHPKLFSKSNKDMAVQLAAVLDRDATDLEKKFENKKTGITLALALPEEVADRLSALHLNGLELIQKYSRFYPQQDLVSEVVGYVNVDRRGQAGVEYSQEKLLERSVQTMRLSRAGNGAIMPDYAPEGFLNFDDLRLQLTLDNRLQRVARFALKEQMKKYKAKRGAVIVMDAWDGSILALVSQPTYDANEYSKADISLFKNWTVADLYEPGSTFKPLNIAIALEEGIIKPEDTFNDTGSIQVTDRTIRNAENKRFGRMNIAQVLQNSSNIAMVQIIQKLRPSVYYGWLERLGLGQNVDTDLPFAVNSQLKSQEQFLATPVEPATTSFGQGFSLTALQLVQMHGALANGGKLVSPHVVKALVDSKGQVHYSPIRPAPRQIFSYATTRKVIEMMETVVDDGTGKASQIPGYRIAGKTGTSQKASASGGYLIGAKITSFVGIMPVEAPRYVVLALVDEPKGQYAFGSTVAAPVVKTVMEALITTEQLPPSKLVPSQLMNPTPTPSSKP; via the coding sequence ATGCAAAAATCACCACCAAGCAGAACAAGATTTGGAACTTTTCCCAAACCTGAGTTTATCAAACGACGACAAAGAGGTTCAAAACAAGTTGCACACAACAAACTTATTGAACAAACCTACGAACAAGTTCCGTTAGTCCCCCCAACAGAACGTTTGGAAGCTCGCTTACGCGATGGAGTTAGTAAAACTAAAACCCGATTGTTGATAGTTTGGGGGCTACTTTTTACTGCTGGGCTTGGGCTGGGTTTTAATTTATATCAATTACAAATCGTGCGCGGGTCAAAGCTAACAGAAAGAGCACGAAATCAACAGATGGTTAATTTACGACCTTTTATGCCTCGTCGTCCTGTTGTGGAGCGGAACAGAGATTTGCTAGCAATTGACCGTCCTGTTTACACTTTATACGCCCATCCCAAGCTGTTTTCAAAATCTAACAAAGATATGGCTGTACAGCTTGCGGCTGTATTGGATCGAGATGCAACTGACTTAGAAAAAAAATTTGAGAACAAAAAAACTGGCATTACATTAGCCCTAGCTTTACCAGAAGAAGTTGCCGATCGCCTGAGTGCACTTCACCTAAATGGGCTGGAGTTAATTCAGAAATATTCTCGATTTTACCCACAGCAAGATTTAGTTTCAGAAGTGGTAGGATATGTCAATGTTGACCGTCGGGGTCAAGCAGGTGTGGAATACAGTCAAGAAAAATTACTAGAGCGTTCCGTTCAAACCATGCGCCTTAGTAGAGCGGGGAACGGAGCAATCATGCCAGATTATGCCCCAGAAGGCTTTCTCAATTTTGATGACCTGCGATTGCAATTAACTCTTGATAACCGCTTGCAAAGAGTTGCCCGTTTTGCACTGAAAGAGCAGATGAAAAAATATAAGGCAAAACGGGGAGCAGTTATTGTTATGGATGCTTGGGATGGTTCCATACTTGCTCTAGTGAGCCAACCCACTTATGATGCAAATGAGTATTCCAAAGCAGATATTTCACTGTTTAAAAACTGGACGGTAGCAGATCTTTACGAACCTGGTTCAACCTTTAAACCGTTAAATATAGCTATTGCCTTAGAAGAAGGAATTATCAAACCTGAAGACACATTCAACGATACTGGGTCAATTCAAGTTACCGATCGCACAATTAGAAATGCCGAAAACAAACGTTTTGGACGGATGAACATAGCTCAAGTCTTGCAAAATTCTAGCAATATTGCCATGGTGCAAATTATTCAAAAATTGCGACCATCCGTTTATTATGGTTGGCTGGAACGTTTGGGCTTGGGGCAAAATGTTGATACAGATTTGCCTTTTGCGGTAAACAGTCAGCTAAAAAGTCAAGAACAATTTCTTGCCACGCCAGTTGAACCCGCAACAACTTCCTTTGGTCAGGGCTTTTCTTTAACAGCATTGCAGCTAGTACAAATGCATGGCGCTTTAGCCAATGGTGGTAAATTAGTCTCGCCTCATGTAGTTAAAGCTCTTGTCGATAGTAAAGGACAAGTCCACTATTCGCCCATACGACCAGCCCCTCGCCAAATCTTCTCCTATGCAACCACCCGCAAAGTTATAGAAATGATGGAAACTGTAGTTGATGATGGAACAGGAAAAGCATCTCAAATTCCTGGATACCGAATTGCTGGTAAAACAGGTACATCTCAAAAAGCCAGTGCCTCAGGCGGATATCTCATTGGGGCTAAAATCACTAGCTTTGTGGGTATTATGCCAGTAGAAGCTCCCCGTTATGTAGTGTTGGCGTTGGTAGATGAGCCAAAAGGACAGTACGCTTTTGGTAGTACCGTTGCTGCACCAGTTGTGAAGACAGTGATGGAAGCCCTGATTACCACAGAACAACTTCCACCAAGTAAACTTGTACCAAGTCAACTTATGAATCCAACTCCAACTCCCAGTAGTAAACCTTAG